A section of the Ruania halotolerans genome encodes:
- a CDS encoding sodium:solute symporter family protein — translation MSATTMWIALAIFAGLLVFLGYLGHRGSTNTLEDFVLGSRKLSNIPAFFTVTATLFSAFSYFGITGQFYTSGIGAWIQVATTAAVGPILYFAGTRIWVVARKYGIVNVTEYLTDRYRSRWVGLVAGVIMIAALVPYMGAQFRGSGLTLEAVTNGGIPYGAGAVFLAVVVTLYVMSGGFRSVVWTDVIQGALMYVLLAIAAIILVFTHTDGYGNLLDMVEEQGQSALLSNPGADGLFGLPYLISVLVIFAAAHFTMPQLQQRWMAARSHSTLKFMAISLPVGTAIIYFCLFYIAMVGVVTRPGDPAPEAIYPAMIMEVLPQWLLLVAILAIIAATGSTANSIVLTLSSIVAKEYVNPARRRRGKVNPEQENKALTTTARVLLPVLVAGGLLVAFFGPSSIIGIIVSITWPAVFLIFPTLLAGLYWRRATAPAAVTSMVVSELIFLSLNQGWLPISLGGWHPAIPAAIVGVILLVGGSYLTQPPSKEHIERHFELFETDPAKI, via the coding sequence ATGTCCGCCACCACCATGTGGATCGCGCTCGCCATCTTCGCCGGGCTGCTGGTGTTCCTGGGCTACCTCGGGCACCGCGGCTCAACCAACACGCTCGAGGACTTCGTGCTCGGCAGCCGGAAGCTGAGCAACATCCCGGCGTTCTTCACGGTCACCGCCACGCTGTTCAGTGCCTTCAGCTACTTCGGGATCACCGGCCAGTTCTACACCAGCGGCATCGGCGCCTGGATCCAGGTGGCCACCACCGCGGCCGTCGGCCCGATTCTGTACTTCGCCGGCACCCGCATCTGGGTGGTCGCCCGCAAGTACGGCATCGTGAACGTGACCGAGTACCTCACCGACCGCTACCGCTCCCGCTGGGTGGGCCTGGTGGCGGGCGTGATCATGATCGCCGCGCTCGTGCCCTACATGGGAGCCCAGTTCCGCGGCAGTGGTCTCACCCTGGAGGCTGTCACCAACGGCGGCATTCCCTACGGGGCCGGTGCGGTCTTCCTCGCCGTGGTGGTCACCCTGTACGTGATGAGCGGAGGGTTCCGCTCGGTGGTGTGGACCGATGTGATCCAGGGCGCGCTCATGTACGTGCTGCTCGCGATCGCAGCGATCATCCTGGTCTTCACCCACACCGATGGGTACGGCAACTTGCTGGACATGGTCGAGGAGCAGGGCCAGTCCGCGCTGCTGTCCAACCCGGGAGCCGACGGCCTGTTCGGTCTGCCGTACCTGATCTCGGTGCTGGTGATCTTCGCGGCCGCTCACTTCACGATGCCGCAGCTGCAGCAGCGGTGGATGGCGGCCCGCAGCCACTCGACGCTGAAGTTCATGGCCATCTCGCTGCCCGTGGGCACGGCGATCATCTACTTCTGCCTGTTCTACATCGCGATGGTCGGGGTGGTCACCCGCCCGGGCGACCCGGCACCGGAGGCGATCTACCCGGCGATGATCATGGAGGTGCTCCCGCAGTGGTTGCTGCTGGTGGCCATCCTCGCGATCATCGCCGCCACCGGCTCCACCGCGAACTCGATCGTGCTGACCCTGAGCTCAATCGTGGCGAAGGAGTACGTGAACCCGGCACGTCGCCGCCGGGGCAAGGTCAACCCCGAGCAGGAGAACAAGGCGCTCACCACCACCGCACGCGTCCTGCTGCCGGTCCTGGTGGCTGGAGGTCTGTTGGTCGCGTTCTTCGGGCCGAGCAGCATCATCGGCATCATCGTCTCGATCACCTGGCCGGCGGTGTTCCTGATCTTCCCGACACTGCTGGCGGGCCTGTACTGGCGCCGGGCGACGGCCCCTGCGGCGGTCACCTCGATGGTGGTCTCCGAGCTGATCTTCCTCAGCCTGAACCAGGGCTGGCTACCGATCTCGCTCGGTGGCTGGCACCCCGCGATCCCGGCCGCGATCGTCGGTGTGATCCTGCTGGTCGGGGGGAGCTACCTCACGCAGCCGCCGTCCAAGGAGCACATCGAGCGGCACTTCGAGTTGTTCGAGACCGATCCGGCGAAGATCTGA
- a CDS encoding dienelactone hydrolase family protein has protein sequence MNSPHADVITIPTESGDLPIHRWLPPGGTGPGVLVLQEIFGVSAYIRSRCADLATAGYVVYAPELYHRLPDSAVDEEDVERGVELAQQLPWDAALADAHACLDALRAAEQHSAEQKGADQGSGDQSRANQNSADQSSANQTTGKVAVLGFCYGGGLAFNLAAQNSPDALVSYYGSALPGLLSLAPQVQAPSLHHFGTADSYIPAEMVETIREAVTATNNQVEFFTYDGAGHAFDNPSPLFHHGQASAEAWQRTLTFLAAHLR, from the coding sequence GTGAACTCCCCGCATGCAGACGTCATCACGATCCCCACCGAGTCCGGCGATCTTCCCATCCACCGGTGGCTCCCACCGGGCGGCACCGGCCCGGGTGTTCTGGTGCTGCAGGAAATCTTCGGCGTGAGCGCGTACATCCGCAGCCGCTGCGCGGACCTCGCCACGGCGGGATACGTGGTGTACGCCCCGGAGCTCTACCATCGCCTCCCGGATTCGGCGGTGGACGAGGAGGATGTGGAGCGCGGTGTCGAGCTGGCCCAGCAGCTGCCCTGGGACGCGGCACTCGCCGATGCCCACGCCTGTCTGGATGCGCTGCGCGCCGCGGAACAGCACAGCGCCGAACAGAAGGGGGCCGATCAGGGCAGTGGTGACCAGAGCAGGGCCAACCAGAACAGTGCCGACCAGAGCAGTGCCAACCAGACCACAGGGAAGGTGGCCGTGCTCGGGTTCTGCTACGGCGGCGGGCTCGCCTTCAACCTCGCGGCGCAGAACTCACCGGATGCCCTGGTCAGTTACTACGGCTCGGCCCTGCCCGGACTGCTTTCGCTCGCTCCTCAGGTGCAGGCCCCGAGCCTGCACCACTTCGGCACGGCCGACTCCTACATCCCCGCCGAGATGGTCGAGACGATCCGCGAGGCGGTCACCGCCACCAACAACCAGGTGGAGTTCTTCACCTACGACGGCGCAGGTCACGCCTTCGACAATCCGTCACCGTTGTTCCATCACGGCCAGGCCTCCGCCGAGGCGTGGCAGCGCACGCTCACCTTTCTCGCCGCACACCTGCGCTAG
- a CDS encoding LacI family DNA-binding transcriptional regulator: MAEEPPLARAARLADVAELAGVSAATASRVLNGGHRGVREANRQRVLDAAKRLGYTANLAAQTVARGRGRGVTLVAKGMPDDYANPVTAGVVSAAQRRGLPFTLISAGTEPADLVEAVNMARGNRPELLVLAGGRMADDATIPDLVDALQRYEDEGGRVVLITQTGLPFDTVSYANHQGGRDMATTLVELGYRNFAVISGLKHGLTQRERTDGFIEGLAASGITLPADRVLIGQFDRDAAYAMTGELLRRPIEVDAIFAVNDAMALGVLTFLRDRGGTAPRIAVAGFDDIKALRDVTPALTTVHLPWESAADEALRMGLGPRSPEPQVSVIEGHVVVRESTPPQRAPHRSDDPGRSALGAAG; the protein is encoded by the coding sequence ATGGCGGAGGAGCCACCGCTGGCGCGTGCCGCACGCCTGGCCGACGTCGCCGAACTCGCCGGCGTCTCCGCGGCGACGGCATCGCGGGTACTCAACGGGGGCCACCGCGGGGTCCGGGAAGCCAACCGGCAACGGGTGCTCGATGCAGCCAAACGGCTGGGATACACGGCCAATCTCGCCGCGCAGACCGTCGCTCGCGGGCGCGGGCGAGGGGTGACCCTCGTAGCCAAGGGCATGCCGGACGACTACGCCAATCCGGTCACTGCCGGAGTGGTGTCCGCAGCTCAGCGACGTGGCCTGCCGTTCACGCTGATCTCTGCAGGCACCGAACCAGCCGATCTGGTGGAAGCGGTCAACATGGCGCGTGGCAACCGGCCCGAACTCCTCGTCCTGGCCGGGGGCCGGATGGCCGACGACGCCACCATCCCCGATCTCGTCGACGCCCTGCAGCGATACGAGGACGAGGGGGGCCGCGTCGTCCTCATCACCCAGACGGGGCTCCCCTTCGACACGGTCTCCTACGCGAATCACCAGGGCGGCCGCGATATGGCCACCACGCTCGTGGAGCTCGGCTACCGCAATTTCGCCGTGATCTCCGGCCTCAAGCACGGGCTGACACAGCGCGAACGCACCGACGGCTTCATCGAGGGACTGGCGGCTTCCGGGATCACGTTGCCGGCCGACCGCGTACTGATCGGCCAGTTCGATCGCGACGCCGCCTACGCGATGACCGGTGAACTGCTCCGCCGGCCGATCGAGGTCGATGCGATCTTCGCCGTCAACGATGCGATGGCGCTCGGCGTGCTGACGTTCCTGCGGGACAGGGGCGGTACCGCACCCCGTATCGCGGTTGCCGGTTTCGATGACATCAAGGCGCTGCGGGACGTGACCCCGGCGCTGACCACCGTGCACCTGCCGTGGGAGAGCGCGGCCGACGAGGCATTGCGAATGGGCCTGGGGCCGCGGTCGCCAGAGCCGCAGGTCTCAGTGATCGAGGGGCACGTGGTTGTCCGCGAGAGCACGCCGCCACAACGTGCACCACATCGATCTGATGACCCTGGACGGTCTGCGCTTGGGGCGGCTGGGTAG
- a CDS encoding winged helix DNA-binding domain-containing protein, whose protein sequence is MAWTHDLPLLRLLALGLAGPRPASPAEAVRHLGAVQAQDLPGALTSIALRTGGTCEDVRDALDAGAIVRTWSMRGTLHLVPAEDAQWMTAITGPRTDAAAAKRHADLGIDEIVRARALEIATRTLDGRSATRTELFAQWQEAGLLADRQSAVHLLGLFCRAGELVLGPLSGTEQLVVRCRDWIPDRRTLDVEDGLDEWLLRYVDSHGPVTERDAARWLGLPLGMIRASLSRTADRVERLEAAGETYLLHPGLPDLLTEYRQEARRLMLLPGFDEFMLGYGDRTFAVPPDQLDRLVPGGNGVFRATIVKGGRVIGLWRRGRTAQAAVEVEPFRPLGPRVEASVHRAFAGLP, encoded by the coding sequence ATGGCGTGGACCCACGATCTTCCTTTGCTACGACTCCTCGCCCTGGGGTTGGCTGGGCCTCGTCCGGCGAGCCCTGCTGAGGCCGTGCGCCACCTGGGCGCCGTGCAGGCGCAGGACTTGCCCGGGGCGCTCACCTCGATCGCGCTGCGCACCGGCGGGACCTGCGAGGACGTCCGCGACGCCCTCGATGCCGGTGCGATTGTGCGCACCTGGTCGATGCGCGGCACGCTGCACCTGGTTCCGGCCGAGGATGCGCAGTGGATGACCGCGATCACCGGGCCTCGGACGGACGCCGCCGCGGCCAAGCGGCACGCAGACCTCGGGATCGATGAGATCGTCCGGGCTCGCGCTCTGGAGATCGCCACCCGAACCCTCGATGGCCGATCGGCCACTCGCACGGAGCTCTTCGCGCAGTGGCAGGAGGCCGGGCTACTCGCGGACCGGCAGAGCGCGGTGCACCTGCTCGGACTCTTCTGCCGGGCCGGTGAGTTGGTCCTTGGCCCGTTGTCCGGAACTGAGCAGCTGGTGGTGCGCTGCCGTGACTGGATCCCTGACCGGCGCACCCTCGATGTCGAGGACGGGCTGGACGAATGGCTCCTCCGATACGTCGACAGCCACGGGCCTGTCACCGAGCGGGATGCGGCTCGCTGGCTCGGGCTCCCGCTTGGAATGATCCGTGCCTCACTCTCCAGGACGGCAGACCGGGTGGAGCGTCTGGAGGCGGCCGGCGAGACGTATCTCCTCCATCCGGGCCTGCCGGATCTGCTCACCGAGTACCGGCAGGAGGCGCGCCGCCTGATGCTGTTACCCGGATTCGACGAGTTCATGCTCGGGTACGGCGATCGCACCTTCGCGGTGCCACCGGACCAGCTGGACCGCCTGGTGCCCGGCGGGAACGGGGTCTTCCGCGCCACCATCGTCAAGGGCGGGCGAGTGATCGGGCTGTGGCGCCGTGGCCGCACCGCCCAGGCCGCTGTGGAGGTGGAGCCCTTCAGACCCTTGGGTCCGCGCGTGGAAGCGTCCGTGCACCGAGCGTTCGCTGGCCTGCCGTGA
- a CDS encoding zinc-binding dehydrogenase, producing the protein MPEAPSQSETMRAALIVERGGPEGRIVGEHPVPGVGAGDVLVRVRACSLNHLDVFVRKGVAGQHLPLPHISGGDIAGEIAAVGSDVTGLEAGQRILIDPLVGGKALGEDMQGGLAEYAAVPATNIIALPEGVDYVRAAALPIAYGTARRQLITRGGLQAGETVAILGAAGGLGTGAVLIAKAVGATVIACASSAEKRERLTELGADIVIDSSAEDWGAQIWKATGKQGVDLMVDNTGAATWQSSIRATKAGGRVVTCGATSGYEVTQFQPYVWVRELDIRGSNGWRREDLEALLAMVASGDLEPVIDRTFTLDQIREAEQLLEDRAVIGKVVITL; encoded by the coding sequence ATGCCCGAGGCGCCCAGCCAGTCCGAGACCATGCGCGCGGCGCTCATCGTCGAGCGCGGCGGACCCGAGGGCCGCATCGTCGGGGAGCACCCGGTGCCCGGGGTCGGCGCCGGCGATGTACTCGTCCGGGTGCGCGCCTGCTCGCTGAACCACCTGGACGTCTTCGTGCGCAAGGGCGTGGCCGGTCAGCATCTGCCGCTGCCGCATATCTCCGGCGGGGACATCGCCGGGGAGATCGCCGCCGTCGGCTCCGACGTGACCGGCCTCGAGGCCGGCCAGCGCATCCTCATCGACCCGCTCGTCGGCGGCAAGGCGCTCGGTGAGGACATGCAGGGCGGGCTGGCCGAGTACGCCGCCGTCCCGGCCACCAACATCATCGCGCTACCCGAGGGTGTCGACTACGTGCGCGCCGCTGCCCTCCCGATCGCCTACGGCACCGCCCGCCGCCAGCTCATCACCCGCGGCGGGCTGCAGGCCGGGGAGACCGTGGCCATCCTTGGTGCCGCGGGCGGTCTGGGTACCGGTGCCGTGCTGATCGCCAAGGCCGTCGGTGCCACCGTGATCGCCTGTGCCAGCTCGGCCGAGAAGCGCGAGCGTCTCACCGAGCTCGGCGCCGACATCGTGATCGACTCCAGCGCCGAGGACTGGGGTGCGCAGATCTGGAAAGCCACCGGTAAGCAGGGCGTGGACCTCATGGTCGACAACACCGGCGCCGCAACCTGGCAGTCCTCCATCCGCGCCACGAAGGCCGGCGGGCGCGTGGTCACCTGCGGCGCCACCAGCGGCTACGAGGTCACCCAGTTCCAGCCATACGTGTGGGTACGCGAGCTCGACATCCGCGGCAGTAACGGCTGGCGCCGGGAGGACCTCGAAGCCTTGCTGGCGATGGTGGCCTCCGGGGATCTGGAGCCGGTGATCGACCGCACGTTCACATTGGATCAGATCCGCGAGGCCGAGCAGCTGCTGGAGGACCGTGCCGTGATCGGCAAGGTGGTGATCACCCTGTGA
- a CDS encoding PaaI family thioesterase, with amino-acid sequence MTETSLVDSETVERLLTTPAYHRWLGLELVRAAPGEVEIAMDCRDELTADVDGSYVHGGILATLLDVAGDFALVTELGVGLPTIDLRVDYLRPARPGDRLLATGTVVRRGRSLGVADAVVTNGDGKKLAVARGLYSTAVASA; translated from the coding sequence ATGACCGAGACATCTCTGGTGGACAGCGAGACCGTCGAGCGGCTGCTCACCACCCCCGCCTACCACCGGTGGCTCGGGCTCGAGCTGGTGCGGGCGGCGCCCGGTGAGGTGGAGATCGCGATGGACTGCCGCGACGAGCTGACCGCCGACGTCGACGGCAGCTACGTGCACGGCGGGATTCTCGCGACGCTGCTCGATGTGGCCGGAGACTTCGCGCTGGTGACCGAGCTCGGGGTCGGGCTGCCCACGATCGACCTGCGGGTGGACTACCTGCGCCCGGCCCGGCCGGGGGACCGGCTGCTGGCGACCGGCACCGTGGTGCGGCGCGGGCGGTCGCTCGGGGTGGCTGACGCGGTGGTCACCAACGGCGACGGGAAGAAGCTTGCCGTGGCGCGGGGGCTGTACAGCACGGCGGTCGCCTCCGCCTGA
- a CDS encoding acetylxylan esterase, giving the protein MSATSTAPPFQTWFPDAPFDATHGYQLESLLAIEAPVEPGRFDVFWRDLYADAAQVAPEPELTPSSMAGSHEMHRVTLTALGNVRIGGWVALPKERTPRVGVIYSHGYGGREEPELAGMPADAAVIFPVARGLPTASLMPELGSTAHTHVLEGIGSIHTYVLGGCAADVWASATALQEIVGVELPLAFVGASFGGGQGALAVPWDDRFEAAALKVPSFGNYDLRLELPCTGSGAAVREYVDAHPQAREVLRYFDAATAATRLQIPTLMACALWDPSVPPAGQFAVHNAARAATGDAARLQVLSAGHAEYPGDTQENVVWLRGVRELIDAVRR; this is encoded by the coding sequence GTGTCCGCCACCAGTACTGCGCCGCCGTTCCAGACGTGGTTTCCCGACGCCCCGTTCGATGCCACGCATGGATATCAGCTGGAGTCGTTACTTGCCATTGAGGCGCCGGTGGAGCCAGGACGTTTCGACGTCTTCTGGCGTGACCTGTATGCCGATGCAGCCCAGGTGGCACCCGAGCCGGAGCTGACGCCCTCCTCGATGGCCGGCAGTCACGAGATGCACCGGGTCACCCTCACCGCGCTCGGTAACGTGCGCATCGGCGGATGGGTGGCGTTGCCGAAAGAACGCACGCCTCGTGTGGGCGTGATCTACAGCCACGGGTACGGCGGCCGGGAAGAGCCCGAGCTCGCCGGGATGCCGGCCGATGCCGCGGTGATCTTCCCGGTGGCGCGCGGCCTCCCGACGGCCAGCCTGATGCCTGAGCTCGGCAGTACCGCGCACACGCACGTGCTCGAGGGCATCGGATCGATCCATACGTACGTGCTGGGTGGGTGTGCCGCAGACGTCTGGGCGAGCGCGACCGCACTCCAGGAGATCGTCGGTGTCGAGCTGCCCCTGGCGTTCGTCGGAGCCAGTTTCGGCGGCGGCCAGGGCGCACTCGCGGTGCCGTGGGACGATCGGTTCGAGGCTGCCGCGCTCAAGGTGCCCAGCTTCGGCAACTACGACCTGCGGCTCGAACTCCCGTGCACCGGAAGCGGTGCGGCTGTGCGCGAATACGTCGATGCCCACCCTCAGGCGCGGGAAGTGTTGCGCTACTTCGACGCCGCCACCGCTGCCACGCGGCTGCAGATCCCGACACTCATGGCGTGCGCACTGTGGGACCCCTCCGTACCGCCGGCCGGACAGTTCGCGGTGCACAACGCGGCACGTGCGGCCACCGGCGACGCGGCCCGGCTGCAGGTGCTCAGCGCGGGGCATGCCGAGTACCCCGGCGATACCCAGGAGAACGTGGTCTGGCTACGCGGCGTTCGCGAGTTGATCGACGCGGTCAGGCGATAG
- the msrA gene encoding peptide-methionine (S)-S-oxide reductase MsrA: MTDTGEITHTPGSETAILAGGCFWGMQDLIRRQPGVLSTRVGYTGGSNSHATYRHHPGHAEAVEIVFDPDQTTYRDVLAFFFQIHDPSTLNRQGNDVGSSYRSAIFPLSPEQEQTARETIADVDASGLWPGKAVTTIEPAAPFWEAEPEHQDYLQRIPHGYTCHFPRAGWVLPRRNTPTA, encoded by the coding sequence ATGACTGACACCGGCGAGATCACGCACACTCCCGGCTCCGAGACGGCGATACTCGCCGGTGGGTGCTTCTGGGGAATGCAGGACTTGATCCGCAGGCAGCCGGGCGTGCTGAGTACCCGGGTCGGCTACACCGGCGGATCGAATTCGCACGCCACCTACCGCCACCACCCCGGGCACGCCGAGGCCGTCGAGATCGTCTTCGATCCGGACCAGACCACCTACCGGGACGTGCTCGCGTTCTTCTTCCAGATCCACGATCCGAGCACCCTGAATCGCCAGGGCAATGACGTCGGAAGCAGTTACCGCTCGGCGATCTTCCCCCTCTCGCCCGAGCAGGAGCAGACAGCCCGGGAGACCATCGCGGATGTGGACGCCTCGGGCCTGTGGCCGGGCAAGGCGGTCACGACCATCGAGCCGGCCGCACCGTTCTGGGAAGCTGAACCCGAGCACCAGGACTATCTGCAGCGGATTCCGCACGGGTACACCTGCCACTTCCCCCGCGCCGGATGGGTGCTCCCGAGACGAAACACCCCGACGGCGTAA
- a CDS encoding VOC family protein gives MTAIDHLVYAGPDLQALVREVAELTGVEPVDGGRHEGRGTANALLGLGEGRYLELLGPDPDQGEPDRPRPLRVDEVSTATMVGWAVNLGGAGRDIEALVTSSRADGYDPGAVAPMSRRTADGDLLAWRLTPPEGGLGGAIPFLIDWGSTPHPSAGLPSVELTDLRLEHPEPEVVRAALTAVDAVELVQVSPGARLRIVAALRTPRGVVTLG, from the coding sequence ATGACGGCGATCGATCACCTGGTGTACGCCGGGCCGGACCTGCAGGCGCTCGTGCGAGAGGTCGCCGAGCTGACTGGCGTCGAGCCCGTCGATGGTGGCCGCCATGAGGGACGCGGCACCGCCAACGCCCTCCTTGGGCTGGGCGAGGGGCGCTACCTGGAACTACTCGGACCCGATCCGGACCAGGGCGAGCCCGACCGGCCGCGTCCGTTGCGGGTCGACGAGGTCAGCACGGCGACGATGGTCGGCTGGGCCGTCAACCTCGGCGGGGCCGGCCGTGACATCGAGGCGCTGGTCACCTCGTCCCGAGCCGATGGCTACGATCCCGGCGCCGTGGCCCCGATGAGTCGCCGAACCGCCGACGGCGACCTGCTGGCGTGGCGTTTGACCCCACCCGAGGGCGGACTCGGCGGGGCGATCCCCTTCCTCATCGACTGGGGTTCCACCCCGCACCCGTCCGCCGGCCTGCCCTCGGTGGAGCTGACCGATCTGCGCCTGGAGCACCCCGAGCCAGAGGTGGTACGCGCGGCCCTGACGGCCGTGGACGCCGTCGAGCTGGTGCAGGTGAGCCCTGGTGCGCGGTTACGGATCGTGGCCGCGCTGCGGACGCCGCGGGGCGTCGTCACGCTGGGATGA
- a CDS encoding SDR family NAD(P)-dependent oxidoreductase gives MSRPVVVITGGSAGIGRAVGERLHRAGYQVVSLSRQATDPESGWVPDVQYEVDVADSDGVAQVAAQMLSEQGRVDALVTCAGTVTRGDLIETSADQAERQIAVNLLGTMNACRAFAPALRAPRGAIVTLSSSIAANPQASVSAYAAAKGGVESFSRALALELAPVRVNVVRPSLVDTGIWVSGGLDPDAYEALIATRGAEYPLGRVGRPEDVAAAVAFLLSAEASWITGTVLPVDGGADLIGR, from the coding sequence ATGAGTCGACCTGTCGTCGTCATCACCGGCGGCTCGGCCGGGATCGGCCGGGCGGTCGGTGAACGCCTGCACCGGGCCGGGTACCAGGTGGTGAGCCTGTCCCGACAGGCCACCGACCCCGAGTCGGGGTGGGTGCCGGACGTCCAGTACGAGGTGGATGTGGCCGATTCTGACGGCGTCGCTCAGGTCGCAGCGCAGATGCTGTCCGAGCAGGGCCGGGTGGATGCCCTGGTCACGTGCGCGGGGACGGTCACCCGGGGCGACCTCATCGAGACCTCAGCCGACCAGGCGGAGCGGCAGATCGCCGTCAATCTGCTCGGGACGATGAACGCCTGCCGGGCCTTCGCCCCGGCGCTGCGGGCACCTCGGGGCGCCATCGTCACCCTGAGCTCCTCGATCGCAGCCAACCCGCAGGCGTCGGTGAGCGCGTACGCGGCCGCGAAGGGCGGGGTGGAGTCCTTCAGCCGTGCGCTGGCGCTGGAGCTGGCGCCGGTGCGGGTGAACGTGGTGCGCCCCTCGCTCGTGGACACCGGTATCTGGGTCAGCGGCGGTCTGGACCCCGACGCCTACGAAGCCCTCATCGCCACCCGCGGCGCCGAGTACCCCCTCGGCCGGGTGGGACGCCCGGAAGATGTGGCGGCCGCCGTCGCCTTCCTGCTCTCGGCAGAGGCCAGTTGGATCACCGGCACCGTGCTCCCGGTGGACGGTGGCGCCGACCTGATCGGCCGCTGA
- a CDS encoding class I adenylate-forming enzyme family protein — MTQGETPGGAVGTPWAAGPHGDETHLAGNLAVRLLAGAPDHPGRPAILQGAQVVSYRQLTTAVRTTAATLRGLGVGPGDRVALLFGNDHRFVEALLATIWIGAVAVPLNTRAGRASLEHVMADAEPRVLLTHDPLSARAAELAVPAEVPMLQAATDGWRDADGTHAPPSGADGPEPVRPGDICLQPYTSGSTGNPKGCLLTHAGQTWNASTVARVWELAGDDRGLITAPLYHKNAMICVVKPLLLVGGTIVIGRRPDPAGIPAEVAEHRCTYTTGVPATYEMLLASGEHLRHDLSSLRFVICGSAPLSDALGQRFAAGLGVPVIEAYGLTEGGPQVLMNPRTDSPRYGRAGLPLPGCEVRVLDPDLPTAQLAQARDLPVGEVGELWVRNPGVTAGYHRLPEVSAERISPDGWLRTGDLAVADADGYLRVLGRADDMMNVGGENVYPLEVEKLLRTMPGVGQAAVVPIPHERKGQVPAAFVVGEGLTEDEVKQYALAQGAAHAHPRRVWFLDELPLGGTGKVDYARLSALAQENVQGGAQENVQQNVQTEEST; from the coding sequence GTGACGCAGGGCGAGACCCCCGGCGGCGCTGTCGGCACTCCATGGGCTGCAGGCCCGCACGGCGATGAGACCCACCTCGCCGGCAATCTCGCCGTCCGCCTCCTCGCCGGCGCCCCCGATCACCCCGGCCGGCCCGCGATCCTGCAGGGTGCGCAGGTGGTCAGCTACCGTCAGCTCACGACGGCGGTCCGCACCACCGCAGCGACCTTGCGTGGCCTCGGGGTCGGGCCAGGTGACCGGGTGGCGTTGCTGTTCGGCAACGATCACCGGTTCGTCGAGGCGCTGCTCGCCACGATCTGGATCGGTGCCGTCGCCGTCCCCCTCAACACCCGCGCCGGGCGAGCCTCGCTCGAGCATGTGATGGCCGACGCCGAACCCCGGGTGCTGCTGACCCACGACCCGCTGTCCGCCCGGGCCGCCGAGCTAGCGGTACCAGCCGAGGTGCCCATGCTCCAGGCGGCCACGGACGGGTGGCGAGATGCTGATGGCACGCATGCTCCGCCGTCGGGGGCTGACGGGCCCGAACCTGTGCGGCCCGGGGACATCTGCCTGCAGCCCTACACCTCCGGATCCACCGGCAACCCGAAGGGATGCCTGCTCACGCACGCCGGGCAGACGTGGAACGCGAGCACGGTGGCGCGGGTGTGGGAACTCGCCGGCGACGACCGAGGCCTGATTACCGCGCCGCTCTATCACAAGAACGCGATGATCTGCGTGGTCAAGCCGTTGCTGCTGGTGGGCGGCACGATCGTGATCGGACGCCGGCCCGACCCCGCGGGGATACCGGCCGAAGTGGCCGAGCACCGATGCACCTACACCACCGGGGTGCCGGCGACGTACGAGATGCTGCTGGCGAGCGGGGAACACCTCCGGCACGACCTGAGCTCGCTGCGGTTCGTGATCTGCGGGTCGGCGCCGCTCTCGGATGCGCTCGGGCAGCGGTTCGCCGCGGGGCTCGGCGTGCCGGTGATCGAGGCGTACGGGCTCACCGAGGGCGGGCCGCAGGTGCTGATGAACCCGCGCACCGATTCGCCGCGTTACGGGCGGGCCGGGCTGCCGCTGCCGGGCTGTGAGGTGCGGGTGCTCGATCCCGATCTTCCGACGGCGCAGCTCGCCCAGGCCCGTGATCTTCCCGTGGGCGAGGTGGGGGAGCTGTGGGTGCGCAACCCCGGCGTGACCGCCGGGTACCACCGGCTGCCGGAGGTGTCGGCGGAGCGGATCTCCCCGGATGGCTGGCTGCGCACGGGCGACCTCGCTGTGGCGGACGCCGACGGCTACCTGCGGGTCTTGGGCCGCGCGGACGACATGATGAATGTGGGCGGGGAGAACGTGTACCCGCTGGAGGTGGAGAAGCTGCTGCGCACGATGCCCGGAGTGGGGCAGGCGGCGGTGGTGCCGATCCCGCACGAGCGCAAGGGGCAGGTGCCGGCGGCGTTCGTGGTGGGTGAGGGGCTGACCGAGGACGAGGTGAAGCAGTACGCGCTCGCTCAGGGGGCGGCGCACGCGCACCCGCGGCGCGTGTGGTTCCTCGATGAGCTGCCGCTGGGTGGGACCGGGAAGGTGGACTACGCCCGGTTGAGTGCGCTGGCCCAGGAGAACGTGCAGGGCGGGGCGCAGGAGAACGTGCAGCAGAACGTGCAGACGGAGGAGAGCACATGA